The following proteins come from a genomic window of Denitromonas sp.:
- a CDS encoding MarR family winged helix-turn-helix transcriptional regulator, with protein sequence MSSPPTKADIERLSHFRYRLRCYLRASEDLCQAAGVTLLQYQLLLHVLGFPGREWASISEIAERLQAKHHGVVALVDRCEKLGLVQRRASQADRRLVEVHLLPKGRELVAELADAHRTERELLQQEFSLPGWR encoded by the coding sequence ATGTCAAGTCCGCCGACCAAGGCCGACATCGAACGCCTCTCGCACTTCCGCTACCGCTTGCGCTGTTATCTGCGCGCCAGCGAAGACCTGTGCCAGGCCGCAGGCGTGACCCTGCTGCAATACCAGCTCTTGCTGCATGTGCTGGGCTTCCCGGGCCGGGAGTGGGCCTCGATCAGTGAAATTGCCGAGCGGCTGCAAGCCAAGCACCACGGTGTGGTGGCCCTGGTCGACCGCTGTGAAAAGCTTGGCCTGGTCCAGCGCCGGGCGAGCCAGGCGGATCGGCGCCTGGTGGAGGTCCACTTGCTACCGAAAGGCCGTGAGCTGGTCGCCGAGTTGGCGGATGCCCACCGAACCGAGCGAGAGTTGCTGCAGCAGGAATTTTCTTTGCCGGGGTGGCGCTGA
- a CDS encoding Yip1 family protein, whose amino-acid sequence MGFMSIPRMMVSSEAGWRDLERQNPTVLSLFVWMVLPLSILPPALLYYAGTHYGDALIVGWSTKPWPLISPMFFLCELAAFVGMGWFIRSVVDSSAAPIDTHDAYVVAAIAPVPMWLSSLALLVPNLAFVAAVALTGLAASCALMYHGVYALCHMSDEVRAASVTHTVMAAGMLCWAAFLAPILMF is encoded by the coding sequence ATGGGCTTCATGTCGATCCCCCGGATGATGGTGTCGTCGGAAGCGGGGTGGCGCGACCTCGAGCGCCAGAACCCGACGGTACTGTCGCTGTTTGTCTGGATGGTTCTGCCACTGTCGATTCTGCCACCAGCCCTGCTGTACTACGCGGGCACCCATTACGGGGACGCGCTGATCGTCGGCTGGTCGACCAAGCCGTGGCCGCTGATTTCGCCGATGTTCTTCCTTTGCGAACTGGCGGCCTTTGTCGGCATGGGCTGGTTCATCCGCAGCGTTGTCGACAGCAGTGCGGCGCCGATCGACACCCATGACGCCTACGTTGTCGCTGCGATTGCACCGGTGCCGATGTGGCTTTCATCCCTCGCCCTGCTCGTGCCGAACCTGGCCTTCGTGGCGGCGGTCGCACTGACCGGCCTGGCGGCGTCCTGCGCCCTGATGTACCACGGGGTCTACGCGCTGTGCCACATGTCGGACGAGGTGCGCGCGGCGAGCGTCACGCATACGGTGATGGCCGCCGGCATGCTGTGCTGGGCCGCCTTCCTGGCGCCGATCCTGATGTTCTAA
- a CDS encoding DUF2789 domain-containing protein, translating to METPVHPLSALFAQLGLPDDSASIDAFIARHAPLAGDVPLAAAPFWSPAQASFLREEIAEDADWAEVVDTLNARLRQG from the coding sequence ATGGAAACCCCGGTTCATCCGCTGTCGGCACTGTTTGCTCAACTCGGCTTGCCCGACGATTCGGCCAGTATCGACGCCTTCATTGCCCGTCATGCCCCGCTCGCCGGTGACGTGCCGCTTGCCGCCGCACCCTTCTGGAGCCCTGCCCAGGCGAGCTTTCTGCGCGAGGAAATTGCCGAGGACGCCGACTGGGCCGAGGTGGTCGACACCTTGAACGCCCGCTTGCGTCAAGGCTGA
- a CDS encoding fasciclin domain-containing protein, which yields MLAKWKTLAMGAAFMASSAMVSAGSASKDIVDTAVSAGQFNTLVKAVQTAGLVDTLKSEGPFTVFAPTDAAFAKLPAGTVEALLADPEKLRAILTYHVVPGKIMAGDVKAGEVKTVQGDTLDITVSGGQVMIDQATVVTTDVGASNGVIHVIDTVVMPNS from the coding sequence ATGCTTGCAAAATGGAAAACGCTGGCGATGGGTGCGGCCTTCATGGCGAGTTCGGCCATGGTCAGCGCGGGTTCCGCGTCCAAGGACATCGTGGATACGGCAGTGTCGGCCGGACAGTTCAACACGCTGGTGAAGGCAGTCCAGACCGCGGGCCTGGTCGATACGCTGAAGAGCGAGGGCCCGTTCACCGTCTTTGCACCGACGGATGCTGCCTTCGCGAAGCTGCCTGCCGGCACCGTTGAGGCGCTGCTCGCCGATCCGGAAAAGCTGCGTGCGATCCTCACCTACCATGTGGTGCCGGGGAAAATCATGGCGGGGGATGTCAAGGCGGGTGAAGTCAAGACCGTTCAAGGCGACACGCTCGACATTACCGTCAGCGGCGGCCAGGTGATGATTGATCAGGCCACGGTCGTGACGACGGACGTCGGGGCCAGCAACGGGGTCATCCACGTCATCGACACCGTCGTGATGCCGAACAGCTGA
- the zapD gene encoding cell division protein ZapD → MITFEYPLNERIRTLLRLEDLFARIAHTLRGDSPIDHHATLIALFDMLEVASRSEFKVDLLQELERQRQSLLAFRDNPDISEQALSGALYEIEQATAGLLSVSGKIGHYLRENDWLMGIRSRAAIPGGACQFDLPAYYHWQNREPDARRRDLEAWIRPMLPIRDGLAIVLRLLRASGRPETQLAMRGNYQLTMGGRPIQMVRVRVPLGAQAVPEISANKYVLNVRFMRPDTVSRPRQCENDIEFELTLCNL, encoded by the coding sequence GTGATTACTTTCGAATACCCACTCAACGAACGCATCCGCACCCTGCTTCGGCTGGAAGATCTGTTTGCCCGCATCGCGCATACCCTGCGCGGCGACTCCCCCATTGACCATCACGCCACGCTGATCGCGCTCTTCGACATGCTCGAAGTGGCCAGCCGCTCCGAGTTCAAGGTTGATCTGCTGCAGGAACTCGAACGCCAGCGCCAGTCGCTGCTGGCTTTTCGCGACAACCCCGATATCTCCGAGCAGGCCCTCAGCGGCGCCCTGTACGAAATCGAGCAGGCCACGGCCGGCCTGCTCTCGGTGTCGGGCAAGATCGGGCACTACCTGCGCGAGAACGACTGGCTGATGGGCATCCGCAGCCGCGCGGCCATCCCCGGCGGTGCCTGCCAGTTCGACCTGCCGGCCTACTACCACTGGCAGAACCGCGAGCCCGACGCCCGCCGCCGCGACCTCGAAGCCTGGATCCGCCCGATGCTGCCAATCCGCGACGGCCTGGCCATCGTGCTGCGCCTGCTGCGCGCCAGCGGCCGGCCCGAAACGCAACTGGCCATGCGCGGCAACTACCAGCTGACCATGGGCGGGCGCCCGATCCAGATGGTGCGGGTGCGGGTGCCGCTGGGCGCCCAGGCGGTGCCCGAGATCAGCGCCAACAAATACGTGCTCAATGTGCGCTTCATGCGCCCCGACACCGTCAGCCGACCCCGCCAGTGCGAGAACGACATCGAGTTCGAACTCACGCTGTGCAACCTGTGA
- the coaE gene encoding dephospho-CoA kinase (Dephospho-CoA kinase (CoaE) performs the final step in coenzyme A biosynthesis.): MPAVSPPRWIVGLTGGIGSGKSAASDRFGLCGAAIVDTDLIARELTAAGGAALPAIRASFGDGLIAADGALDRAAMRARAFADPAERQRLEAILHPMIRAESDRQCTVAEAPYVVLVVPLLIESGSYRQRCQRIAVVDCDEAVQVARVMSRSGLPREQVEAIMAAQLPRAERLAAADDVIDNSGKLEQLYRQVDALHVRYLALAGA, encoded by the coding sequence CTGCCAGCCGTGAGCCCGCCGCGCTGGATCGTCGGCCTCACCGGTGGCATCGGCAGCGGCAAGAGTGCCGCCTCCGACCGCTTCGGCCTGTGTGGCGCGGCCATCGTCGACACCGACCTCATCGCCCGTGAGCTCACCGCCGCCGGCGGCGCGGCGCTGCCGGCCATCCGCGCGAGCTTCGGCGACGGCCTCATCGCTGCCGATGGCGCGCTCGATCGTGCCGCCATGCGCGCGCGGGCCTTTGCCGACCCGGCCGAACGCCAGCGCCTCGAGGCCATCCTTCATCCCATGATCCGCGCCGAGTCGGACCGCCAGTGCACCGTGGCCGAAGCTCCGTACGTGGTGCTGGTGGTGCCGCTGCTGATCGAGTCCGGCAGTTACCGCCAGCGCTGCCAGCGCATTGCCGTGGTCGATTGCGACGAGGCAGTGCAGGTGGCGCGGGTGATGTCCCGCTCCGGCCTGCCGCGCGAACAGGTCGAGGCCATCATGGCGGCGCAGTTGCCACGGGCCGAGCGGCTGGCTGCCGCCGATGATGTGATCGACAACAGCGGCAAGCTCGAGCAGCTCTATCGCCAGGTCGACGCGCTGCATGTGCGCTATCTCGCACTCGCCGGCGCCTGA
- a CDS encoding SPOR domain-containing protein: protein MPILRFLIILLVLLNVIALAAWQGWLGQDGTRSEPERITNQLKPDRIQVLDDAAIAALQAEARKPEPPPAPVVVPPPEPAPAPPPPVVVAPPVASVPQACVAFDGLDDDAADALLQQVRRVAELSVRDQPTTEITSWWVHIPAHPTKAAAERRAAEIRAKGWTDLFVVGENGSRPLTISLGLFKTAAAAREQQRRIEAKGVRGVAIEERGDTTHRVEIRGAAEALAQRVSDWSGVLSGATRLDCQP, encoded by the coding sequence GTGCCGATCCTGCGCTTTCTGATCATCCTGCTGGTGCTGCTCAACGTCATCGCGCTGGCGGCGTGGCAGGGCTGGCTCGGTCAGGACGGCACGCGCAGCGAACCCGAACGCATCACCAACCAGCTCAAGCCCGATCGCATCCAGGTGCTGGACGACGCGGCCATTGCCGCCTTGCAGGCGGAGGCTCGCAAGCCCGAGCCACCGCCCGCGCCGGTGGTGGTGCCGCCGCCGGAGCCCGCCCCCGCGCCGCCGCCGCCGGTGGTCGTGGCGCCGCCAGTGGCCAGCGTGCCGCAGGCCTGCGTCGCTTTCGACGGGCTTGACGACGATGCCGCCGACGCGCTGTTGCAGCAGGTGCGCCGCGTGGCCGAGCTGAGCGTGCGCGACCAGCCCACCACCGAGATCACCTCCTGGTGGGTGCACATCCCGGCGCATCCGACCAAGGCCGCCGCCGAGCGGCGCGCGGCCGAGATTCGCGCCAAGGGCTGGACCGATCTGTTCGTGGTGGGCGAGAACGGCAGCCGTCCATTGACCATCTCGCTCGGCCTGTTCAAGACCGCGGCGGCCGCCCGGGAGCAGCAGCGCCGGATCGAGGCCAAGGGCGTGCGCGGCGTGGCGATCGAAGAGCGCGGCGACACCACCCACCGCGTCGAGATCCGCGGCGCCGCCGAAGCGCTGGCGCAGCGGGTCAGCGACTGGAGCGGTGTGCTCAGTGGCGCCACGCGCCTGGACTGCCAGCCGTGA
- a CDS encoding TrpB-like pyridoxal phosphate-dependent enzyme — MSEPTRILMTEEDIPTHWYNIAADMPNAPLPPLGPDGSPATPEQMSAIFPDPIIEQEMTAERWIAIPDEVREIYKIWRPTPLVRAVRLEKALGTPAKIFFKYEGVSPAGSHKPNSAVPQAYYNKQAGIKRLTTETGAGQWGSSIAFAGGMFGIDVRVFMVNVSYQQKPFRRSMMQTWGAEVFASPSQQTQTGRAILEKDPDNQGSLGIAISEAVEEAAGRADTKYTLGSVLNHVLLHQTVIGQEAKAQLAKIGLYPDVVLGPCGGGSSFGGIAFPFLCDQIAGEKRAEKLRCVAVEPASCPTLTKGAYAYDYGDASGFTPLMKMYTLGHDFMPPGIHAGGLRYHGDSPLVSQLYHEKLLEAVAVPQLATFEAGVMFARNEGIIPAPESCHAIRAAIDEALVCKQTGESKVILFNLTGHGHFDMASYDRYFAGQLENYEYPAEAVAASLAHLPKVG, encoded by the coding sequence ATGAGCGAGCCGACACGCATTCTGATGACCGAAGAGGACATCCCGACCCACTGGTACAACATCGCGGCCGACATGCCCAATGCGCCGCTGCCACCGCTGGGGCCGGACGGCTCGCCCGCCACGCCCGAACAGATGAGCGCGATCTTCCCCGATCCGATCATCGAGCAGGAGATGACCGCCGAGCGCTGGATCGCGATTCCCGACGAAGTGCGCGAGATCTACAAGATCTGGCGGCCGACGCCGCTGGTGCGTGCCGTGCGTCTCGAAAAAGCGCTGGGCACGCCGGCCAAGATCTTCTTCAAGTACGAAGGCGTCTCGCCGGCCGGCTCGCACAAGCCCAACTCCGCCGTGCCGCAGGCCTATTACAACAAGCAGGCCGGCATCAAGCGCCTGACCACCGAAACCGGCGCGGGTCAGTGGGGCTCGTCCATCGCCTTCGCCGGTGGCATGTTCGGCATCGACGTGCGGGTGTTCATGGTCAATGTGAGCTACCAGCAAAAACCCTTCCGCCGCTCGATGATGCAGACCTGGGGCGCCGAGGTGTTCGCCAGCCCGTCGCAACAGACGCAGACCGGCCGCGCCATCCTCGAAAAGGACCCGGACAACCAGGGCTCGCTCGGCATTGCCATTTCCGAAGCGGTGGAGGAGGCCGCCGGCCGCGCCGACACCAAGTACACCCTCGGCTCGGTGCTCAACCATGTGCTGCTGCACCAGACGGTGATCGGCCAGGAAGCCAAGGCCCAGCTGGCGAAAATCGGCCTCTACCCGGACGTGGTGCTCGGCCCCTGCGGCGGTGGCTCCAGCTTTGGCGGCATTGCCTTCCCCTTCCTGTGCGACCAGATCGCCGGCGAGAAGCGCGCCGAGAAGCTGCGCTGCGTGGCCGTCGAGCCGGCCTCCTGCCCCACGCTGACCAAGGGCGCCTACGCCTACGACTACGGCGACGCCTCCGGCTTCACGCCGCTGATGAAGATGTACACCCTCGGCCATGACTTCATGCCGCCGGGCATCCACGCCGGCGGCCTGCGCTACCACGGCGACTCGCCGCTGGTCTCGCAGCTCTACCACGAGAAGCTGCTCGAAGCCGTCGCCGTGCCGCAGCTGGCCACCTTCGAGGCCGGCGTGATGTTCGCCCGCAACGAAGGCATCATCCCCGCGCCCGAGTCCTGCCACGCCATCCGCGCGGCCATCGACGAAGCGCTGGTGTGCAAGCAGACCGGCGAGTCCAAGGTGATCCTGTTCAACCTTACCGGTCACGGCCATTTCGACATGGCCTCGTATGACCGTTACTTTGCCGGCCAGCTCGAGAACTACGAGTACCCGGCTGAAGCGGTGGCCGCCTCGCTGGCCCATCTACCCAAGGTTGGCTGA
- a CDS encoding type III pantothenate kinase, with protein MILLLDVGNTRLKWGLREGEQWLAQGAFAHDEAWDFDAVLPPPGRIDGVYGASVVSPELRQRVADALAAWGHAPQWLIPSRSCCGVSNSYVNPAQLGADRWAALIGAHAHGAAPCLVVTAGTATTIDVLDADGVFRGGLIAPGVDLMRRALAGNTAQLPLADGGIVDLPTCTADAIMMGCLHAQAGAIERMYRQVAGLPGASCLLNGGAAAQIAPLLDVPLRIIDNLVLDGVAVAQAQGRFR; from the coding sequence ATGATCCTGCTGCTCGATGTCGGCAACACCCGCCTCAAGTGGGGGCTGCGCGAGGGCGAGCAGTGGCTCGCCCAGGGCGCCTTCGCGCACGACGAGGCCTGGGACTTCGACGCCGTGCTGCCGCCGCCGGGGCGTATCGACGGCGTCTATGGCGCCTCGGTGGTCTCGCCCGAGTTGCGCCAACGGGTTGCCGATGCGCTGGCCGCCTGGGGGCACGCGCCGCAGTGGCTCATTCCCAGCCGCTCGTGTTGCGGCGTAAGCAACAGCTATGTGAACCCGGCCCAGCTGGGCGCCGACCGCTGGGCCGCGCTGATCGGTGCCCATGCGCACGGCGCCGCGCCCTGTCTGGTGGTCACCGCCGGCACGGCCACCACCATCGACGTGCTCGATGCCGACGGTGTGTTCCGCGGCGGCCTGATCGCCCCGGGTGTCGACCTCATGCGTCGCGCGCTGGCCGGCAACACGGCCCAGCTGCCGCTGGCCGACGGGGGTATCGTCGACCTGCCCACCTGTACCGCCGACGCCATCATGATGGGCTGCCTGCATGCCCAGGCCGGGGCCATCGAGCGCATGTACCGCCAGGTGGCGGGCCTGCCCGGCGCCAGCTGCCTGCTCAACGGCGGGGCGGCGGCGCAGATCGCGCCCTTGCTCGATGTGCCCTTGCGCATCATCGACAACCTGGTGCTCGACGGCGTCGCCGTGGCGCAGGCGCAGGGGCGCTTTCGATGA
- a CDS encoding biotin--[acetyl-CoA-carboxylase] ligase — protein sequence MPDSPLPRLDGDALRQSLGPDADAFALDLRGECESTNSVLIDHVPADDGRVPVVACDLQLAGRGRRGRQWQAWPGASLTFSALWRFPAGAPAPAGLSLVAGIAVATTLENLGVAGLELKWPNDIQVHGRKLGGILVELASARQVAAVVGIGLNLCLPPGASIPGRSDVTALDQVIDTLPTRERLLAELLRTQRTLFDTYAIGGFAAFQGAWNQRNAYADLPVRLTGEAESVEGICLGVDADGALRLQTDTGVRRVLAGDVSLRAAG from the coding sequence GTGCCTGATTCACCCCTCCCGCGCCTCGATGGCGATGCCCTGCGCCAGTCGCTGGGGCCCGATGCCGATGCCTTCGCGCTCGACCTGCGTGGCGAGTGCGAGTCGACCAACTCCGTCCTGATCGATCATGTCCCCGCCGACGACGGCCGCGTGCCGGTGGTCGCCTGCGATCTGCAGTTGGCCGGTCGTGGCCGGCGCGGCCGGCAGTGGCAGGCCTGGCCGGGCGCAAGCCTGACCTTCTCGGCGCTGTGGCGTTTTCCGGCCGGTGCGCCGGCGCCGGCGGGGCTGTCGCTGGTCGCCGGCATCGCGGTGGCGACCACGCTGGAGAACCTTGGCGTGGCCGGCCTCGAGCTCAAGTGGCCCAACGACATCCAGGTGCATGGACGCAAGCTCGGCGGCATCCTCGTCGAGCTGGCCTCGGCGCGGCAGGTGGCGGCGGTGGTGGGTATCGGGCTCAACCTCTGTTTGCCGCCGGGCGCGAGCATTCCTGGCCGCAGCGATGTCACCGCGCTCGACCAGGTCATCGACACCCTGCCCACCCGCGAACGGCTGCTCGCCGAGTTGCTGCGCACCCAGCGCACCTTGTTCGACACCTATGCCATTGGCGGTTTCGCCGCCTTCCAGGGCGCGTGGAACCAGCGCAATGCCTATGCCGACCTGCCGGTGCGCCTGACTGGCGAGGCAGAGTCGGTCGAAGGCATCTGCCTCGGCGTGGATGCCGATGGCGCGCTGCGCCTGCAGACCGACACCGGTGTGCGCCGCGTGCTGGCCGGCGATGTGAGCTTGCGGGCGGCCGGATGA
- the ntrC gene encoding nitrogen regulation protein NR(I) yields the protein METVWIVDDDRSIRWVLEKALARENISHRSFESAVEAGEALESVSRPPKVLVSDIRMPGESGLSLLEKAKARFPDLPVIIMTAYSDLDSAVSAFQGGAFEYLPKPFDLEQAMSLVRRAIEQGIEQAVESDDSVLTPEILGQAPAMQEVFRAIGRLAQSHATVLINGESGSGKELVARALHRHSPRREAPFIAINTAAIPRDLLESELFGHERGAFTGATAQRRGRFEQADGGTLFLDEIGDMPAELQTRLLRVLSDGNFYRVGGHQPIRANVRVIAATHQDLDQRVKEGLFREDLYHRLNVIRLRLPPLRERREDVPLLVQHFLKKSARELEVEAKRISSAALAHLQTQTFPGNVRQLENLCHWLTVMAPGQVVEVADLPAEFRDVASSAGGGGDWCASLGREADRLLASAPGEVFEQLTRAFERTLIERALETTGGRRIEAAQLLGIGRNTITRKIQELGLDGGRDEAHAANG from the coding sequence ATGGAAACCGTCTGGATCGTCGATGATGACCGCTCCATCCGCTGGGTGCTGGAAAAGGCCCTGGCGCGGGAGAACATCAGCCACCGTAGTTTCGAATCCGCGGTCGAAGCGGGCGAAGCGCTCGAATCGGTCAGCCGCCCGCCCAAGGTGCTGGTGTCCGACATCCGCATGCCGGGCGAGTCCGGCCTGAGCCTGCTGGAAAAGGCCAAGGCCCGCTTCCCGGACCTGCCGGTCATCATCATGACCGCCTACTCCGACCTGGACAGTGCGGTCTCCGCCTTCCAGGGCGGCGCCTTCGAATACCTGCCCAAGCCCTTCGACCTCGAACAGGCCATGAGCTTGGTGCGCCGCGCGATTGAGCAAGGCATCGAGCAGGCCGTCGAGTCCGACGACTCGGTGCTGACGCCCGAGATCCTTGGCCAGGCGCCCGCCATGCAGGAGGTGTTCCGTGCCATCGGCCGGCTCGCCCAGTCGCATGCCACCGTGCTCATCAACGGCGAATCCGGCTCCGGCAAGGAGCTGGTCGCCCGCGCGCTGCACCGGCACAGTCCGCGCCGCGAGGCGCCCTTCATTGCCATCAACACCGCGGCCATCCCGCGCGACCTGCTCGAATCCGAGCTGTTCGGCCATGAGCGCGGCGCCTTCACCGGCGCCACCGCGCAGCGCCGCGGCCGCTTCGAACAGGCCGACGGCGGCACGCTGTTCCTCGACGAGATCGGCGACATGCCGGCCGAGCTGCAGACCCGGCTGCTGCGCGTGCTGTCCGATGGCAACTTCTATCGCGTCGGTGGCCACCAGCCGATCCGCGCCAATGTGCGCGTCATCGCCGCCACCCACCAGGACCTCGACCAGCGGGTCAAGGAAGGTCTGTTCCGCGAAGACCTCTACCACCGGCTCAATGTCATCCGCCTGCGCCTGCCGCCCCTGCGCGAGCGTCGCGAAGACGTGCCACTGCTGGTCCAGCACTTCCTCAAGAAGAGTGCGCGGGAGCTTGAAGTCGAAGCCAAGCGCATCTCCAGCGCGGCGCTGGCCCACCTGCAGACCCAGACCTTCCCCGGCAACGTGCGCCAGCTGGAAAACCTCTGTCACTGGCTCACCGTCATGGCGCCGGGGCAGGTGGTGGAGGTGGCCGACCTGCCGGCCGAGTTCCGCGACGTGGCCAGCAGTGCCGGCGGCGGTGGGGACTGGTGCGCCTCGCTCGGGCGCGAAGCCGACCGCTTGCTCGCCTCGGCGCCGGGCGAAGTCTTCGAGCAGCTGACCCGGGCCTTCGAGCGCACCCTGATCGAACGTGCGCTGGAAACCACCGGCGGGCGCCGGATCGAAGCGGCGCAGCTGCTCGGCATCGGCCGCAACACCATCACCCGCAAGATCCAGGAGCTCGGGCTCGACGGCGGGCGCGACGAGGCACACGCGGCCAACGGCTAA
- a CDS encoding DUF4124 domain-containing protein — MKFALALASALISPLALADVYKCVETDPVTGQKRVTYTNARDAKGCERLSRDLPVSSVPGSVPSSKAPAATPAPGGFPKVSPDDQRARDGERRKLLETELASEEAALEAARKALDEADAVRYGNERNYQKKLDRLQPFQDAVAQHERNIEALKKELSNLR, encoded by the coding sequence ATGAAATTTGCCCTCGCGCTTGCCTCTGCGCTGATCAGCCCGCTGGCGCTGGCCGATGTCTACAAATGTGTTGAAACCGACCCGGTGACCGGCCAGAAGCGGGTGACCTACACCAATGCCCGTGACGCCAAGGGCTGTGAGCGCCTCAGCCGCGACCTGCCGGTGTCGTCGGTGCCCGGCAGCGTGCCGTCGTCCAAGGCGCCGGCCGCCACGCCGGCACCGGGCGGCTTCCCCAAGGTGTCGCCCGATGACCAGCGCGCCCGCGACGGCGAGCGGCGCAAACTGCTCGAGACCGAACTGGCCAGCGAAGAGGCTGCGCTCGAAGCGGCGCGCAAGGCGCTGGATGAAGCCGATGCCGTGCGCTACGGCAACGAGCGCAACTACCAGAAAAAGCTCGACCGCCTGCAGCCTTTCCAGGACGCGGTGGCGCAGCACGAGCGCAATATCGAAGCCTTGAAAAAAGAACTGTCCAATCTGCGTTGA
- the glnA gene encoding type I glutamate--ammonia ligase: MSPENVMKMIEDNEARFVDLRFTDTRGKEQHVSLPVSAFELEHFEHGHPFDGSSIAGWKGIQASDMILMPEASSAYIDPFYDETTLVLSCDVIEPSDGKGYDRDPRSIAKRAEAYLKSSGIGDTAYFGPEPEFFIFDAVEWSVDMSGVYSKIISEEAAWSTADKFEGGNTGHRPRVKGGYFPVPPVDSLNDIRAAMVLALEACGVPVEVHHHEVANAGQCEIGTKFSTLTQRADWTQVLKYIVHNVAHQYGKTATFMPKPIVGDNGSGMHVHQSIWKDGQNLFAGNGYAGLSDTALYYIGGIIKHARALNAITNPGTNSYKRLVPHYEAPTKLAYSARNRSASIRIPYVANPKGRRIEARFPDPLANPYLCFSALLMAGLDGIQNKIHPGDAADKNLYDLPPEEDALIPTVCTSLDQALEYLDKDREFLTRGGVFSNDFIDAYIALKSEEVDRLRVTTHPVEFDLYYSL; the protein is encoded by the coding sequence ATGAGTCCTGAGAATGTCATGAAGATGATCGAGGACAACGAAGCGCGCTTCGTTGACCTCCGTTTTACCGATACCCGCGGCAAAGAGCAGCACGTCAGCCTGCCGGTGTCCGCTTTTGAGCTGGAGCACTTCGAGCACGGTCACCCCTTCGATGGTTCGTCCATCGCTGGCTGGAAAGGCATCCAGGCCTCCGACATGATCCTCATGCCGGAAGCGTCGTCCGCCTACATCGACCCGTTCTACGACGAAACCACGCTGGTGCTGTCCTGCGACGTGATCGAGCCGTCCGACGGCAAGGGCTACGACCGCGACCCGCGCTCCATCGCCAAGCGCGCCGAAGCCTATCTGAAGAGCTCCGGCATCGGCGACACCGCCTACTTCGGCCCGGAACCCGAGTTCTTCATTTTCGACGCGGTCGAATGGTCGGTCGACATGTCCGGCGTCTACAGCAAGATCATCTCGGAAGAGGCCGCCTGGTCGACCGCTGACAAGTTCGAAGGTGGCAACACCGGCCACCGTCCGCGCGTCAAGGGCGGCTACTTCCCCGTCCCGCCGGTCGACAGCCTCAACGACATCCGCGCCGCCATGGTGCTGGCGCTCGAGGCCTGCGGCGTGCCGGTCGAAGTGCATCACCACGAAGTGGCCAACGCTGGCCAGTGCGAAATCGGCACCAAGTTCAGCACCCTGACCCAGCGCGCTGACTGGACCCAGGTCCTCAAGTACATCGTGCACAACGTGGCACACCAGTACGGCAAGACCGCCACCTTCATGCCCAAGCCCATCGTTGGCGACAACGGTTCCGGCATGCACGTGCACCAGTCGATCTGGAAAGACGGCCAGAACCTGTTCGCCGGCAACGGCTACGCTGGTCTGTCCGATACCGCCCTGTACTACATCGGCGGCATCATCAAGCACGCCCGCGCGCTGAACGCCATCACCAACCCGGGCACCAACTCGTACAAGCGCCTGGTGCCGCACTACGAAGCGCCGACCAAGCTGGCCTACTCGGCCCGCAACCGTTCCGCCTCGATCCGCATCCCGTACGTTGCCAACCCGAAGGGCCGTCGTATCGAAGCGCGCTTCCCGGATCCCCTGGCCAACCCGTACCTGTGCTTCTCGGCCCTGCTGATGGCCGGCCTGGACGGCATCCAGAACAAGATTCACCCGGGCGATGCGGCCGACAAGAACCTGTACGACCTGCCGCCGGAAGAAGACGCGCTGATCCCGACCGTGTGCACCAGCCTCGACCAGGCGCTGGAGTACCTCGACAAGGATCGCGAGTTCCTGACCCGTGGTGGCGTGTTCTCCAATGACTTCATCGATGCCTACATCGCACTGAAGTCCGAAGAAGTCGATCGTCTGCGTGTGACCACGCACCCGGTTGAATTCGACCTGTACTACAGCCTGTAA